Proteins from one Drosophila gunungcola strain Sukarami chromosome 2R unlocalized genomic scaffold, Dgunungcola_SK_2 000012F, whole genome shotgun sequence genomic window:
- the LOC128255926 gene encoding protein late bloomer, with protein sequence MNGCYSAIKYTGLLSNLLYMLLGIGVMAGAGLGLQVAEPNTPEHTYFVKSLVLGGTICMIVMFGCYGMVCNLLCVNLIFTLFILIALAAEYLQLHHYHSPSPRSSAGAWQQLELAWSGLDREPDLMHQYEAARHCCGFNGADDYRRLHLLVPASCYQATANDTAQQVYPIGCLETLSHSQRYIQQRDKLAMWAIVGLEIFILLQTVALSVLLFRLRQRQRLARRQVPPGVRREPRSNHVTASRAQLLNEA encoded by the exons ATGAACGGCTGCTACAGCGCAATCAAGTACACGGGCCTGCTCTCCAATCTGCTGTACATG CTTCTGGGCATAGGCGTGATGGCTGGAGCAGGATTGGGGCTGCAGGTGGCGGAGCCCAACACGCCAGAGCACACGTACTTTGTGAAGAGTCTGGTCCTGGGTGGCACCATCTGCATGATCGTGATGTTCGGCTGCTATGGCATGGTCTGCAACCTGCTCTGTGTCAATCTGATT TTCACCCTGTTCATTCTGATTGCTCTGGCTGCGGAGTATCTGCAGCTGCACCACTACCATAGTCCGTCCCCCAGGAGCTCGGCTGGCGCCTGGCAGCAGCTGGAACTGGCCTGGAGTGGTCTGGACAGGGAGCCCGACCTGATGCACCAGTACGAGGCCGCGCGGCACTGCTGCGGCTTCAACGGCGCCGACGATTACAGGCGCCTGCATCTGCTGGTGCCGGCGAGCTGTTATCAGGCCACTGCCAACGACACCGCCCAGCAGGTCTATCCGATCGGCTGCCTGGAGACGCTGAGCCACAGCCAGCGGTACATTCAACAGCGCGATAAGCTGGCCATGTGGGCCATCGTTGGCCTCGAG ATCTTCATACTGCTGCAGACGGTGGCGCTGAGTGTGCTGCTCTTCAGGCTGCGCCAGCGGCAGCGCCTCGCACGCAGACAGGTGCCGCCAGGTGTGCGGCGCGAACCGCGCTCCAACCATGTGACCGCCTCACGGGCCCAGCTCCTCAACGAGGCCTGA
- the LOC128255920 gene encoding protein late bloomer isoform X2, which yields MPTVRVCLQWTSVVFSTITLTAGILAALAGVYELDKFNEGSAEHLEKFVQLGMAGALIFAGLVGCLGAILGSIKVMVVNLIVLLILIAAHIWKVSHYNETKQLDATEVYVMDLWMKELVHHGAMHHLQQEYECCGDKGYSDYTSLNMKVPRSCFHTKDGIHALYPYAEGCMAAVQRSYLQIYRFEKWIHCGLIGYEVVGIILGITLCCQLTNKTRRYTY from the exons ATGCCCACAGTGCGCGTGTGCTTGCAATGGACCTCGGTTGTCTTTAGTACAATCACATTG ACCGCTGGCATCCTGGCGGCCCTGGCCGGCGTCTATGAGCTGGACAAGTTCAACGAGGGCTCCGCGGAGCATCTGGAGAAGTTCGTCCAACTGGGCATGGCCGGTGCTCTGATCTTCGCTGGACTCGTCGGCTGTCTGGGCGCCATCCTCGGTTCCATCAaggtgatggtggtg AACCTGATTGTGCTGCTGATTCTGATAGCCGCGCACATCTGGAAGGTGTCGCACTACAACGAGACCAAGCAGCTGGACGCCACTGAGGTGTACGTGATGGATCTCTGGATGAAGGAGCTGGTCCACCATGGCGCCATGCATCACCTGCAGCAGGAG TACGAGTGCTGTGGCGACAAGGGCTATTCCGACTACACCAGCCTCAACATGAAGGTGCCGCGCAGCTGCTTCCACACCAAGGATGGCATCCACGCCCTGTATCCCTACGCGGAGGGCTGCATGGCTGCCGTCCAGCGATCCTACCTGCAGATCTACCGATTCGAGAAGTGGATCCACTGCGGACTCATTGGCTACGAG GTCGTAGGCATCATCTTGGGCATCACCTTGTGCTGCCAACTGACCAATAAAACTCGTCGTTACACCTACTGA
- the LOC128255920 gene encoding uncharacterized protein LOC128255920 isoform X1 has product MIVTVHCVNHVKCNSSLHLLSHTRRMSNGNTCSWNSRFEFNSVAVCHSKIIKYLTLLSHFSVLIVIFFFFGRPSRRPIWQQTNPKPNFHFYQTRCHLALVLPTFVGQSSFPNNRSDSNKKGKSTAGILAALAGVYELDKFNEGSAEHLEKFVQLGMAGALIFAGLVGCLGAILGSIKVMVVNLIVLLILIAAHIWKVSHYNETKQLDATEVYVMDLWMKELVHHGAMHHLQQEYECCGDKGYSDYTSLNMKVPRSCFHTKDGIHALYPYAEGCMAAVQRSYLQIYRFEKWIHCGLIGYEVVGIILGITLCCQLTNKTRRYTY; this is encoded by the exons ATGATTGTCACTGTGCACTGTGTTAATCATGTTAAATGCAACAGTTCACTACACCTTTTGAGTCACACACGGCGTATGAGTAACGGAAACACTTGCTCATGGAATTCTCGATTCGAATTTAACTCAGTGGCAGTCTGTCACAGCAAGATCATTAAATATCTTACACTCTTGTCCCatttttcagttttgattgtaatttttttttttttcggccgCCCGAGTAGAAGGCCAATTTGGCAGCAAACAAATCCCAAACCAAATTTCCATTTCTACCAGACAAGATGTCACTTGGCTCTAGTTCTGCCCACTTTTGTCGGGCAGTCGAGTTTTCCGAACAATCGAAGCGACagcaacaagaaaggaaaaagT ACCGCTGGCATCCTGGCGGCCCTGGCCGGCGTCTATGAGCTGGACAAGTTCAACGAGGGCTCCGCGGAGCATCTGGAGAAGTTCGTCCAACTGGGCATGGCCGGTGCTCTGATCTTCGCTGGACTCGTCGGCTGTCTGGGCGCCATCCTCGGTTCCATCAaggtgatggtggtg AACCTGATTGTGCTGCTGATTCTGATAGCCGCGCACATCTGGAAGGTGTCGCACTACAACGAGACCAAGCAGCTGGACGCCACTGAGGTGTACGTGATGGATCTCTGGATGAAGGAGCTGGTCCACCATGGCGCCATGCATCACCTGCAGCAGGAG TACGAGTGCTGTGGCGACAAGGGCTATTCCGACTACACCAGCCTCAACATGAAGGTGCCGCGCAGCTGCTTCCACACCAAGGATGGCATCCACGCCCTGTATCCCTACGCGGAGGGCTGCATGGCTGCCGTCCAGCGATCCTACCTGCAGATCTACCGATTCGAGAAGTGGATCCACTGCGGACTCATTGGCTACGAG GTCGTAGGCATCATCTTGGGCATCACCTTGTGCTGCCAACTGACCAATAAAACTCGTCGTTACACCTACTGA